From a region of the Lactuca sativa cultivar Salinas chromosome 4, Lsat_Salinas_v11, whole genome shotgun sequence genome:
- the LOC111894421 gene encoding 3-ketoacyl-CoA synthase 5 translates to MLRSAKRSYEYLTNHVPKLLLVTIIFAIFIQAFKQAPYQLLDDNYFIHTLTFCLLAISILAFYFLNKPQTIYLVDFACFKPPSMLRVPYATAVEHAHIILASEPKSVSFQVKIFDRSGLGEETCLPHSLHYLPPKPNMMDARDEAEMVIFSAMDSLLQQTGISPKDIDILIVNCSLFAPTPSISAMVVNKYKMRSNVKSYNLSGMGCSAGLISIDFAKNLLQVHHESYAVVISTEIITPNSYTGKERSMLVPNCLFRIGGAAILLTNKRSQRKHAKYTLLHVVRTHKGSEDKSYRCVTQEEDKEGHVGIALNLDLMVIAGNSLKSNISSIGPLVLPASEQLLFIFNLFGRKFLKLDLKPYIPDFKKAFRHFCIHAGGRAVIDELQKSLRLTSEHVEASRMTLHRFGNTSSSSLWYEIGYMEAKGRMKKGDRVWQIGFGSGFKCNSAVWVCNREIEAAKNGAWADCIHRYPVNEPEAVKP, encoded by the coding sequence atgCTCCGGTCTGCAAAACGATCCTATGAGTATCTCACCAACCATGTCCCCAAGCTTCTCCTCGTAACCATAATCTTTGCTATCTTTATTCAAGCATTCAAACAAGCCCCATACCAACTTCTTGATGATAATTATTTCATCCACACACTCACTTTCTGTTTGCTAGCAATCTCCATTCTCGCATTCTACTTCTTGAACAAGCCTCAAACCATCTACCTCGTCGACTTCGCTTGTTTCAAGCCACCATCCATGCTCCGAGTGCCATATGCCACTGCGGTTGAACACGCCCATATCATCTTGGCCTCGGAGCCCAAAAGCGTTTCTTTCCAAGTTAAGATATTCGATAGATCTGGTCTGGGTGAGGAAACATGTTTACCACATTCACTACACTATCTACCACCAAAACCTAATATGATGGATGCTAGAGATGAGGCTGAGATGGTCATTTTCTCAGCCATGGATTCTTTACTTCAGCAAACAGGGATTAGTCCGAAGGATATCGATATTTTGATCGTAAACTGCAGCCTCTTTGCACCAACTCCTTCGATTTCAGCCATGGTGGTTAACAAGTATAAGATGAGAAGTAACGTCAAGAGCTATAACTTGTCGGGAATGGGGTGTAGCGCTGGGTTAATATCCATAGATTTCGCCAAAAACCTACTCCAAGTACATCATGAATCGTATGCGGTTGTGATAAGTACTGAGATTATCACCCCGAATTCTTACACGGGTAAAGAAAGATCCATGCTCGTTCCAAACTGTCTTTTCAGAATTGGAGGCGCAGCCATTCTCTTGACCAATAAAAGGTCACAACGTAAACATGCTAAGTACACACTCTTGCATGTGGTTCGGACCCACAAAGGGTCTGAAGATAAATCTTATCGTTGTGTCACACAAGAAGAAGATAAAGAGGGTCATGTCGGAATAGCGCTAAACCTAGATCTCATGGTGATCGCCGGGAATTCCTTGAAGTCGAACATAAGCAGCATCGGACCATTGGTTCTTCCCGCATCGGAGCAACTCTTGTTTATTTTCAATCTCTTTGGGAGAAAGTTTCTTAAGCTTGATCTAAAGCCCTACATTCCCGACTTCAAGAAGGCATTCCGTCATTTCTGCATTCACGCAGGTGGACGTGCGGTTATCGACGAGCTTCAGAAGAGCCTTCGGCTGACGTCGGAGCATGTCGAAGCCTCAAGGATGACATTGCACCGCTTCGGAAACACATCGTCATCGTCATTATGGTACGAGATAGGTTACATGGAAGCCAAAGGGAGAATGAAGAAAGGAGATAGGGTTTGGCAAATAGGGTTTGGTAGTGGATTTAAATGCAACAGTGCAGTTTGGGTATGTAACAGAGAAATCGAAGCAGCAAAAAATGGTGCCTGGGCTGATTGCATCCACAGGTACCCAGTAAACGAGCCAGAAGCTGTGAAGCCCTAA